Proteins from a genomic interval of Euleptes europaea isolate rEulEur1 chromosome 18, rEulEur1.hap1, whole genome shotgun sequence:
- the MYADM gene encoding myeloid-associated differentiation marker, producing the protein MPVTRSKAVGNTSALTSQLGIVRILEAIFTCVAFSLVAHEGSTLRDHQNYGDWCMFAWCFCFAVTIIILVVEFIGLQHRVPVSWRNFPITFAMYATLLCLSASIIFPVAYLQKGYSSGEQRGYRIAATVFSCLACLAYFTEVTMTKAKPGEVTGYMATVPGLLKVVETFIACIIFVFLNKYDYERHDALKWCLAVYCICFILSLVVIILCIGECTGWLPCAFNTFLSAYTLLAVLMYATATIIWPIYHFDTKHGGEPRRRCSGSYFCEWDKYVTIAVLTALNLLVYLADLVYSARLIFIQG; encoded by the coding sequence ATGCCGGTAACCCGCTCAAAAGCTGTGGGCAACACCAGCGCCCTGACCTCTCAGCTGGGCATTGTTCGTATCTTGGAAGCCATCTTCACCTGCGTGGCCTTTAGCCTGGTGGCCCATGAGGGCAGCACGCTGCGGGATCATCAGAATTATGGGGACTGGTGCATGTTTGCGTGGTGTTTCTGCTTCGCCGTCACCATCATCATCTTGGTGGTGGAGTTCATCGGTCTCCAGCACCGTGTGCCGGTCTCCTGGAGGAATTTTCCCATCACTTTCGCAATGTATGCCACTTTGCTCTGCCTTTCCGCCTCAATCATCTTCCCGGTAGCCTACCTCCAGAAGGGCTACTCCAGCGGCGAGCAGCGTGGATACCGCATCGCCGCCACAGTCTTCTCTTGCCTCGCGTGCCTGGCCTACTTCACCGAGGTCACCATGACCAAAGCCAAGCCAGGGGAAGTCACGGGCTACATGGCCACCGTCCCAGGGCTCCTCAAGGTGGTGGAGACGTTCATCGCCTGCATCATCTTCGTCTTCCTCAACAAGTATGATTACGAGCGGCACGATGCCCTCAAGTGGTGTTTGGCCGTCTACTGCATTTGCTTCATCCTCTCGCTGGTGGTCATCATCCTTTGCATCGGCGAATGCACCGGCTGGCTGCCGTGCGCCTTCAACACGTTCCTCAGCGCCTACACCCTCTTGGCCGTCCTCATGTACGCCACGGCCACCATCATCTGGCCCATCTACCACTTCGACACGAAGCACGGAGGAGAGCCCCGCCGGCGTTGTTCCGGATCCTACTTCTGTGAGTGGGACAAATATGTCACCATAGCGGTCCTGACAGCCCTCAACCTGCTGGTGTACCTTGCTGACCTGGTGTATTCCGCACGGCTGATATTCATCCAGGGGTAG